The genomic window TGGTTGAAGAGGCAGTTGACCGCGGCTTGCTCTGAAGGCGAACTCAGGATGCCTTTGGACGCGCCGAGGACCAGCGAGACGGGCAGTACAGCCGCGATGTTGTAAAGCCCTGTGGTGTCGGGATCGATCCAGGGGGCGAGGATTTTTGCCTGGCCGATATGGTAGGACAGGCGTGGTAATGACCCGAACTTGCGCGTCAGGAAGCTGACGAAGGCGGCCTCGGAACCCCAGAGCGCCTGAGCATCGGGATGCGTCATATTCCAGAGTCGGTTATCGTTCTGCTGCATGAAGGCGTTCATATACCGCCGGGCGGTCTCGCTGGGATCGGGCACGAGTTTGATGGTCAGCGCCCGGCCAGGAGTGATGGGCTGCGCGTCGTAATTGAGTGCGCTGATTATCAACTGGCTCGAATGGGGGGCGCGCAGTGAAAAATGTCCCTGCGCGTCAGTAGTTGTCTGTGTGTGGAAGCTAGATATTCGTGCCGTAATGGGGAGATCGCTAAGCGGCTGTCCGGTCTGCGCGTCCTCAATGGCGCCATCAACCAGCGCCATTGTCAGGGTGGAGGTGATCTGTGACCGGATGCATGAGATCAGCCCAAACTGTGTCAGGCATATAGCAGCCAGAGCGGAGAGCAAGACGGCGCTGCCAGAGACAAAGATTCGCTGACGCTCAGGGTACCTGGGGGATGGGCGCGATTTCACTGACTGGCTTGCCTTGCCTTGCCGGGTCTCAAGCATGCTCATCTGCTGCCATCCTTGATGGAGTGTTGTGGGCAGCAGCCTGCTGCCCACAGAGAGGATTTTCACAGAGGGAAAACGACTAACCTGATAAAATCAGGTTTCGGGCAGAATTGCATATTTAATGCCACGATGCTGTAATAGTTGCCCAAATGCTTCGTTTAATTGGCGCAGCGGAAATGCGCCGCTTACAAGCTGTTCAACTGGAATCCGGCGCTGCGCGATCAATTGCAGGGCGGTTGAGAAGTAATGCGGGGTATGGTGAAACACGCCCTTGAGGGTGATCTCGTCGTAGTGCAGCGGCTGGGTTGCCAGGGAGATGGTCGTTCCGGCGGCGCAGCCACCAAAGAAGTTGACCAACCCGCCGCGTCTGACCATCCGTGTGGCTGCCTCCCAGAGCGCGGGGTCGCCGACGGCTTCAATGACGACATCAGCGCCGCGCTGCCCATCGGTGAGCGCGCGGACGGCGGCCACTTCGGCTGCGGTGTCTGGAAGCTGATGCGCATCAATGATGGCATCGGCCCCCAGGGCGCGGGCCAGGGCCAGCCGTTCATTGCCACGTCCGCAGAGAATGACACGCGCGCCCTTCATTTTCGCCACTGCCAGCAGGAGCAATCCCAGCGGGCCACCGCCGATAATGGCGACGCTCTCGCCAGGGTGGATGTTGCTCTCCTCGATGCCATGCAGCGCGCAGGCCAGCGGCTCGGCGAGGGCCGCGCTGGTGAACGGGAGATCGGGAGGTAATTCCCAGAGGTTCTGTTCTACAATGCGAGCGGGGACCAGCAGATAGTCGGCATACGCGCCGTTGAGCAAGAGCAGGTCTTCGCAAAGGCTCTGGCGGCCTCGCTGACAGAAGAAGCAGCGGTTGCATGGCGCGGAGTTTGCCACGACGACCCGCATGCCAGGCTGGAATCGCTCCACCTGCGCGCCAACCTCAGCCACCGTTCCGGCGACTTCGTGCCCAAAGAGGGAGGGCAGGGTTTTCATCAAGACCGGATGGCCGCGCTGGTAGGCTTTGAGATCGGTGCCGCAGGTGGTGGCTGCGGCCACTTTGACCAGAGCTTCTCCGGGTCCGGGGTGTGGGGCTTCTATTTCTTCGAGGCGCACGTCCAGCGGGGCATAGAAGCGGGCTGCCAGCATCTTCATAGCTCGCCTCCCTTCGTCTGCTGGCTGCAAACGCGGCCCATTTCTGAGGTTTGCAGCCAGGACTATAGCATAGTGGCCGGGCGAACGTCAATCTCTGCGGGCGGTTCAGGCTAAGCAAGCGTAAGTATGCTCAGCAAGGTCTCGACGCTTCAGGAGACTTATGGTACAATGTGGAGCAAATCTATCTTTCTGCTAAGGAGCGCCTTTGTGTCCACTCTCCTTCTCGCAACCACGAATCCAGGCAAGTTGCGTGAATATCGAGAGATTTTTGCGGAGCTTCCCTTGCGCCTGACTACGCTGGAGGAGCAGGGGATTGATCTGGATGTAGAGGAAACTGGCGCGACCTTTGTCGAGAACGCGCTGCTCAAGGCGCGGGCCTACAGCCAGGCCAGCGGTTTGCTGACCCTGGCGGATGATTCCGGGCTGGAGATTGATGCCCTTGGAGGCGAGCCAGGCGTGCGCTCGGCCCGTTGGCCCACTGCCGATACCTCTTATCCTGAGCGTTTCAGGCTGATTTTCCAGCGCCTCGCCGGTCTGTCTCCTGAACACCGCACCGCGCGTTTTCGCTGTGTGATTGCGCTTGCCCGGCCCGATGGATGGCAAGAGACGGTGGAAGGGGTGGTAGAAGGCGTCATTACCGATGGTCCACGCGGCGAAAACGGCTTTGGTTATGATCCCATTTTCTCGGTGCCTGCGCTTGGTTCTACGACTGCGGAACTCTCCCCCGAAGAAAAACATCGCATCAGCCATCGGGGGCGTGCGGCCAGGGCCGCGCGTGACGTGCTGCTGCGCCTGAATGCGGGGTCCGCTCATCGCTAATACGCCTGGGAAACCCTCTGGAATGAGCGCGGTTGGCCTGAAAAAGCCGATGCCGCGCGGCGCGCCCATCCGTGTCTCTATTGATCTGGAGACGACGGGGCTGCAAGCTGAAACCGACAACATTATCGAGATCGCCGCCGTTAAATTTCGTGGCGCAGAGGTTCTTGGGCGTTTTCAGACGTTTGTTGCCACCAATCGCTCCATCCCCTTTCGCGTGCAGCGTCTGACGGGCATCACCGCGACTGACCTGCAAGATGCCCCACGTTT from Ktedonobacterales bacterium includes these protein-coding regions:
- a CDS encoding zinc-binding dehydrogenase, whose protein sequence is MKMLAARFYAPLDVRLEEIEAPHPGPGEALVKVAAATTCGTDLKAYQRGHPVLMKTLPSLFGHEVAGTVAEVGAQVERFQPGMRVVVANSAPCNRCFFCQRGRQSLCEDLLLLNGAYADYLLVPARIVEQNLWELPPDLPFTSAALAEPLACALHGIEESNIHPGESVAIIGGGPLGLLLLAVAKMKGARVILCGRGNERLALARALGADAIIDAHQLPDTAAEVAAVRALTDGQRGADVVIEAVGDPALWEAATRMVRRGGLVNFFGGCAAGTTISLATQPLHYDEITLKGVFHHTPHYFSTALQLIAQRRIPVEQLVSGAFPLRQLNEAFGQLLQHRGIKYAILPET
- the rdgB gene encoding RdgB/HAM1 family non-canonical purine NTP pyrophosphatase, coding for MSTLLLATTNPGKLREYREIFAELPLRLTTLEEQGIDLDVEETGATFVENALLKARAYSQASGLLTLADDSGLEIDALGGEPGVRSARWPTADTSYPERFRLIFQRLAGLSPEHRTARFRCVIALARPDGWQETVEGVVEGVITDGPRGENGFGYDPIFSVPALGSTTAELSPEEKHRISHRGRAARAARDVLLRLNAGSAHR